Proteins from one Panicum virgatum strain AP13 chromosome 7K, P.virgatum_v5, whole genome shotgun sequence genomic window:
- the LOC120641855 gene encoding homeobox-leucine zipper protein ROC2 — protein sequence MMIPARHMPPMIGRSSAAAAYGSSSALSLGQPNLLDNHPQLQQALQQQHLLDQIPATTAESGDNMMRGGRSSDLLGDEFESKSGSENVDGVSVDDQDPNQPPSKKKRYHRHTQHQIQELEAFFKECPHPDDKQRKELSRELRLEPLQVKFWFQNKRTQMKNQHERQENSQLRAENEKLRAENMRYKEALSSASCPNCGGPAALGEMSFDEHHLRIENARLHEEIDRISAIAAKYVGKPMVSFPVLSSPLAAARASPLDIGVGAAAAAAAAAYGVTDIFGGVAAGAAGELLRGAAQSGADKPMIVELAVAAMEELVQMAQLDEPLWNAPGVDGSIETLNEEEYSRMFSRGLGPKQYGLKSEASRDSSVVIMTHANLVEILMDVNQYATMFSSIVSRAATLEVLSTGVAGNYNGALQVMSVEFQVPSPLVPTRESYFVRYCKQNADGTWAVVDVSLDSLRPGSVLKCRRRPSGCLIQEMPNGYSKVTWVEHVEVDDRSVHNIYKLLVNSGLAFGARRWVGTLDRQCERLASVLASNIPTSDIGVITSSEGRKSMLKLAERMVMSFCGGVTASAAHQWTTLSGSGAEDVRVMTRKSVDDPGRPPGIVLNAATSFWLPVPPKRVFDFLRDESSRSEWDILSNGGIVQEMAHIANGRDHGNCVSLLRVNSTNSNQSNMLILQESCTDSSGSYVIYAPVDVVAMNVVLNGGDPDYVALLPSGFAILPDGPARGNMQGEGGVGSGGSLLTVAFQILVDSVPTAKLSLGSVATVNSLIACTVERIKAAVSGESNPQ from the exons CCAAACCTGCTGGACAACCACCCGCAGCTCCAGCAggcgctgcagcagcagcatctgctGGACCAGAtcccggcgacgacggcggagagCGGCGACAACATGatgcgcggcggccggagctccgACCTGCTGGGGGACGAGTTCGAGAGCAAGTCCGGCAGCGAGAACGTGGACGGCGTCTCCGTGGACGACCAGGACCCCAACCAGCCGCCCAGCAAGAAGAAGCGCTACCACCGCCACACTCAGCACCAGATCCAGGAGTTGGAAGC CTTCTTCAAGGAATGCCCTCACCCGGACGACAAGCAGCGCAAGGAGCTGAGCCGGGAGCTCCGGCTGGAGCCGCTCCAGGTCAAGTTCTGGTTCCAGAACAAGCGCACGCAAATGAAG AACCAGCACGAGCGGCAGGAGAACTCGCAGCTGCGTGCAGAGAACGAGAAGCTCCGGGCCGAGAACATGCGGTACAAGGAGGCCCTGAGCAGCGCGTCCTGCCCCAACTGCGGCGGCCCCGCTGCGCTCGGCGAGATGTCCTTCGACGAGCACCACCTCCGCATCGAGAACGCGCGCCTCCACGAGGAGATCGACAGGATCTCCGCCATCGCGGCCAAGTACGTGGGCAAGCCCATGGTGTCCTTCCCCGTCCTCTCCAGCCCGTTGGCTGCCGCACGCGCGTCGCCTCTGGACATCGGtgtcggtgccgccgccgcagccgccgcggcagcgTACGGCGTTACTGACATCTTCGGTGGTGTCGCTGCTGGTGCCGCCGGGGAGCTGCTGAGGGGCGCTGCGCAGTCGGGCGCCGATAAGCCCATGATCGTGGAGCTTGCCGTggcggccatggaggagctGGTCCAGATGGCGCAGCTGGATGAGCCACTTTGGAACGCGCCGGGGGTCGATGGATCGATCGAGACGCTGAATGAGGAGGAGTATTCGCGCATGTTCTCCCGCGGGCTCGGACCCAAGCAGTACGGCCTCAAGTCGGAGGCCTCCCGCGATAGCAGTGTGGTGATCATGACGCATGCCAATCTTGTTGAGATCCTCATGGACGTG AATCAATATGCAACTATGTTCTCAAGCATCGTGTCGAGAGCGGCGACGCTGGAGGTGCTGTCCACCGGCGTGGCGGGGAACTACAATGGCGCATTGCAAGTG ATGTCAGTGGAATTTCAGGTGCCGTCGCCACTGGTGCCGACCAGGGAGAGCTACTTCGTGAGGTACTGCAAGCAGAACGCTGATGGGACATGGGCCGTCGTGGACGTCTCATTGGACAGCCTGCGCCCTGGATCTGTCCTCaagtgccggcgccggccgtcTGGCTGCCTGATCCAGGAAATGCCCAATGGCTACTCAAAG GTGACATGGGTGGAGCACGTTGAGGTGGACGACAGGTCGGTGCACAACATCTACAAGCTGCTGGTGAACTCGGGCCTTGCCTTCGGAGCACGCAGATGGGTCGGGACGCTTGATCGCCAATGCGAGCGCCTTGCCAGCGTTCTGGCCAGCAACATCCCGACCAGCGACATTGGTG TGATCACGAGCAGTGAGGGGAGGAAGAGCATGCTGAAACTGGCTGAGAGGATGGTGATGAGCTTCTGTGGCGGCGTGACGGCCTCCGCGGCGCACCAGTGGACAACGCTGTCTGGCAGCGGGGCTGAGGACGTCCGTGTCATGACCAGGAAGAGCGTTGACGACCCGGGCAGGCCGCCAGGCATCGTTCTCAATGCCGCCACTTCATTTTGGCTCCCTGTCCCGCCCAAGCGCGTCTTTGATTTCCTCCGCGATGAGAGCTCTCGTAGCGAG TGGGACATCCTCTCCAATGGTGGCATTGTTCAAGAAATGGCTCACATTGCCAATGGCCGGGATCATGGCAACTGTGTCTCTCTTCTTCGTGTCAAT AGCACAAACTCGAACCAAAGCAACATGCTGATCCTGCAAGAGAGCTGCACTGACTCGTCGGGTTCCTATGTCATCTATGCTCCTGTGGACGTCGTGGCCATGAATGTTGTCCTCAACGGCGGTGATCCTGACTATGTGGCACTCCTGCCATCGGGCTTCGCCATCCTACCTGATGGCCCAGCCAGGGGAAACATGCAAGGCGAAGGTGGCGTCGGCTCAGGTGGGTCGCTCCTGACAGTGGCGTTCCAGATACTAGTGGACTCTGTGCCTACAGCCAAGCTCTCGCTGGGGTCAGTGGCAACGGTGAACAGCCTCATTGCCTGCACTGTGGAGCGCATCAAGGCCGCGGTCTCAGGCGAGAGCAATCCCCAGTAG
- the LOC120641852 gene encoding putative disease resistance protein RGA4, with the protein MASALIGAALSVVLKALSPVMDPVLEAWAASKDLGPNVRALKVELLCVNAVLEEKLGMEIHNWALDELLRNLHDLAYDAEDVLDELDYFRIQDELDGTLDAVDKHPKGCAHNLVFTTTHTAKAVGKLIWPPACCSTAAATPGASWRRRRAAHGSLSSPAHNNQLADEGQVNGCMSKLASGPSNTIRAVGKCLPCSSLPPVHSDDDENSDGGSNEHAKEITKLEFNRVEVSKRIEDILEKLQHMRQSICQVLGTLRPNQNTVQLDRTQSRLATTSKSIEPKLYGRDPVIKSIIHDITQGKYSGEDLTVLPIVGPGGMGKTALAQHIYHSQELLGHFDVKVWICVSLKFNVDKLIEGIEKQIPKVDKENGGTAAELIEQRLKTKRFLLVLDDMWECSNTDEWKRLLLPLKSSQKKGNTILVTTRLPSVAGTVKKTNYSIELGGLAYEDFKELFLAFVFDDEQSRMDHPELVETGDKIMEKLKGSPLAAKTVCTLLRKHLDFNHWNRVLESQEWKEQKDKNDIMPALKLSYDYLPFYLQPCFSCCALFPQDYRFGREELIHLWIGLDVLHLCGENNKRIEDIGLSHLEELVDHGFLKNEEKYGKTYYVLHDLLHELALKVSSRECLSIYSYNVGSIRVPPSVRHLSINIDDTSVKDKQTFDSCTRDLKKLDKRLKVENLHTLMLFGEHHGSFVKTFANLFQEAKFIRVLFLSGASYNMEDLLPNFLKPIHLRYLRIGSNYYFSKIEVPSNIPILYHLKVLDLQSCNIKNVLPRDITNLIKLRHLLVQNYEMHSSIFEVGKLKWLQELRRFVVKKETPGFELRQIGDLEELCGSLLIDNLEKVKVKEEAAEAKLTQKSRLHELKLCWDTDRSTKDSAQDDQVLENLKPNSNLLKLSIKGHGGTTCPSWLGQDLSIKNLESLRLDGVAWSSFPPIGELCLVNGPHEEISNNFCDKKFQKLRRLELVKLPRLKKWVVHAPCQLFAHLEVLIIKDCPELMELPFSHHAGYEQEDESTITWFPQLEELEVTDCPKLSSFPCVPWSRSMRRAKMAQVGSGSETLHFDQFFSTGYILDITGADALNSVFRRVPAFCNLSNLEALRVTRCPSLSLVHLEKLQSLKYLTIIDSSDAFCFSEGDGQIGYQFPVESITIEQYGGSWQRLTHLFSYFPKLRSLTMWKCEQLTGLGVADLHKRTEALPRLPSISVNEVEAAQVGSLEQHLQDVRGEEEIAAAAPSEGLLLLPPQLQLQEMQIWECQNLVLCLGLLDGDKDPGRTGGVGLQGLRSLRSLHIQNCPRFLCSYSSSSSCFPFPDSLEVLYLWDAVGTATLLPLSNLTSLTHLYILRCGDLRGEGLRPLLTQGRLTTLAVLDTPNFFAGSEPSQQHEQGLPSSSSKLKELRTDDVAGLLAAPIWALLSSSLTELKFWGDDEVERFTKEQEEALKLLTSLERIRFWNCDKLQCLNAGLHRLPNLKRLDICLCAAIWSLPKDGLPSSLQELEIKYCPAIRCLPKECLPSSLLKLVIKKCSAIRSLPKVGELPSSLRELDVSDENSEELRSHCRKLLIGTIPIVRA; encoded by the coding sequence ATGGCGTCCGCCTTGATCGGTGCAGCGTTGTCAGTGGTGCTCAAGGCGCTGTCCCCCGTCATGGACCCCGTGCTggaggcgtgggcggccagCAAGGATCTGGGCCCCAACGTCAGGGCCCTCAAGGTGGAGCTGCTGTGCGTGAATGCCGTGCTTGAGGAAAAGCTCGGCATGGAGATACACAACTGGGCGCTGGATGAGCTGCTGCGGAACCTGCACGACCTCGCGTACGACGCCGAGGACGTGCTGGATGAACTGGATTACTTCCGCATCCAGGATGAACTTGATGGCACCTTGGACGCCGTCGACAAGCACCCAAAAGGCTGCGCCCACAACCTCGTCTTCACCACTACCCACACTGCCAAGGCTGTTGGCAAACTGATCTGGCCGCCCGCATGCTGCTCGACTGCCGCCGCCACTCCTGGTGCCAGCTGGCGTAGGCGTAGGGCGGCACACGGCTCGCTCTCCTCGCCGGCACACAATAATCAACTGGCTGATGAAGGGCAGGTCAACGGATGCATGAGTAAGCTCGCTTCAGGCCCAAGCAACACCATCCGTGCTGTCGGTAAATGCCTCCCTTGCTCGTCTCTGCCACCGGTtcatagtgatgatgatgagaaTAGTGATGGTGGCTCCAACGAGCATGCTAAAGAAATAACAAAGTTGGAGTTTAATAGGGTGGAAGTATCTAAGAGAATTGAGGATATTTTAGAAAAGCTACAACATATGCGTCAAAGTATCTGCCAGGTTCTTGGAACATTACGTCCTAACCAGAACACTGTCCAGCTGGACCGTACCCAAAGTCGTCTTGCCACAACCTCTAAAAGTATAGAGCCAAAACTGTATGGACGGGATCCAGTCATTAAGAGCATCATACATGATATCACCCAGGGTAAATATAGTGGTGAGGACCTCACTGTCCTTCCAATTGTTGGCCCAGGGGGTATGGGAAAAACAGCTCTCGCACAGCATATTTATCACAGCCAAGAATTGCTAGGACATTTTGACGTCAAGGTTTGGATATGTGTCTCTCTCAAATTCAATGTGGACAAGCTAATAGAAGGGATCGAAAAACAGATCCCTAAAGTTGACAAGGAAAACGGAGGCACTGCGGCAGAGCTGATTGAGCAAAGATTAAAAACTAAAAGGTTTTTGCTTGTGCTAGATGATATGTGGGAATGTAGCAATACGGATGAATGGAAAAGGCTATTGCTCCCGCTcaaaagttcccaaaaaaagGGTAACACAATCCTAGTCACCACTCGACTTCCATCAGTTGCAGGAACAGTTAAAAAAACTAACTACTCAATAGAACTGGGAGGCTTAGCCTATGAAGACTTTAAGGAGCTATTCCTAGCATTTGTCTTTGATGATGAGCAATCTAGAATGGACCACCCTGAGCTAGTTGAAACTGGAGATAAGATAATGGAGAAACTAAAGGGTTCACCTCTTGCAGCAAAAACTGTATGCACATTATTGAGGAAACATCTTGATTTTAATCATTGGAACAGAGTTCTGGAAAGTCAAGAATGGAAGGAACAAAAGGACAAGAATGACATTATGCCTGCACTAAAGCTTAGCTATGACTATCTACCTTTTTATCTGCAGCCGTGTTTTTCCTGCTGTGCTTTGTTTCCCCAAGACTACAGATTTGGAAGAGAAGAGCTGATTCACCTGTGGATAGGACTGGATGTTTTGCATTTATGTGGTGAAAATAATAAAAGGATTGAAGATATAGGACTGAGCCATTTGGAAGAACTAGTTGATCATGGATTTctaaaaaatgaagaaaaatatGGAAAGACTTATTACGTTCTACATGATCTGCTGCATGAATTAGCACTAAAGGTCTCGTCACGTGAATGCCTAAGTATATACAGCTATAATGTGGGCTCCATACGAGTTCCCCCATCTGTACGCCACTTGTCTATCAATATAGATGACACAAGTGTCAAGGACAAGCAAACTTTTGATTCCTGTACGAGAGATCTTAAGAAATTAGACAAAAGATTGAAGGTTGAGAACCTACACACACTGATGTTATTCGGAGAACACCACGGTAGTTTCGTGAAGACTTTTGCCAATTTGTTCCAGGAAGCAAAATTCATTCGTGTTCTTTTTCTATCTGGAGCATCCTACAACATGGAAGATTTGTTGCCCAACTTTTTGAAGCCCATTCATCTTCGCTATCTTCGGATTGGGAgtaattattatttttctaaaattgaAGTGCCCAGCAATATTCCGATACTTTATCATCTAAAGGTCCTAGATCTACAAAGCTGCAACATTAAAAATGTTTTGCCAAGAGATATAACCAATCTCATAAAGTTGCGTCATTTGCTTGTTCAAAATTATGAAATGCACTCTAGCATTTTTGAGGTGGGGAAGTTAAAATGGTTGCAAGAGTTGAGAAGATTTGTGGTCAAAAAAGAAACGCCAGGTTTTGAATTGAGGCAGATAGGAGATTTGGAAGAGCTTTGCGGGTCTTTGCTCATTGATAATCTTGAAAAGGTTAAGGTAAAGGAAGAAGCGGCTGAAGCAAAGCTGACGCAAAAAAGCCGTTTACATGAGTTAAAATTGTGTTGGGATACCGATCGATCTACCAAGGACTCGGCACAAGATGATCAGGTTCTTGAAAACCTTAAGCCAAATAGCAATCTTCTGAAGCTATCCATTAAAGGGCATGGTGGTACTACTTGCCCTTCATGGCTTGGTCAGGACCTCTCTATAAAAAATTTGGAATCTCTTCGTCTAGATGGTGTAGCTTGGAGTTCATTTCCACCTATTGGAGAGTTGTGCCTTGTTAATGGGCCTCATGAAGAAATTTCAAATAATTTCTGTGACAAAAAGTTTCAAAAATTGAGAAGACTGGAACTTGTTAAGCTACCAAGGTTGAAAAAATGGGTTGTACATGCCCCCTGTCAATTGTTTGCTCACCTGGAAGTGCTTATCATTAAGGATTGCCCAGAACTCATGGAGTTACCTTTCTCACATCATGCTGGATATGAACAAGAGGATGAGTCTACCATAACTTGGTTTCCTCAACTAGAAGAGCTTGAAGTTACAGATTGTCCAAAACTATCATCATTCCCTTGCGTTCCATGGTCACGCTCTATGCGGAGAGCTAAGATGGCACAAGTTGGCTCAGGTAGTGAGACACTGCATTTTGATCAATTTTTTAGTACCGGATATATCTTGGATATTACGGGGGCGGATGCACTAAATAGTGTCTTTCGGAGGGTGCCAGCCTTTTGTAACCTATCCAATCTCGAAGCATTGCGGGTGACGAGATGCCCTTCTCTCTCACTGGTTCATCTCGAAAAGCTACAATCTCTAAAGTACCTGACAATAATAGATTCAAGTGATGCCTTTTGTTTCTCTGAAGGTGATGGTCAAATCGGGTATCAATTTCCAGTTGAATCCATCACGATTGAGCAATATGGTGGCAGCTGGCAGCGACTGACACACCTGTTCTCTTACTTTCCAAAGCTCCGCAGCTTGACAATGTGGAAGTGCGAGCAGTTAACAGGGTTAGGCGTTGCGGACCTGCATAAGAGGACGGAAGCACTGCCAAGACTGCCGTCAATTTCAGTTAACGAAGTGGAGGCGGCACAAGTTGGATCGCTGGAGCAGCACCTGCAGGACGtaagaggagaggaggaaatagcagcagcagcaccgtcGGAAGGGCTACTACTGTTGCCTCCCCAATTACAACTACAAGAGATGCAGATCTGGGAGTGCCAAAATTTGGTCCTCTGCCTAGGCTTACTCGACGGCGACAAAGACCCAGGACGAACTGGAGGTGTGGGCCTCCAAGGTCTGCGCTCCCTCCGATCGTTGCACATACAGAATTGCCCCAGGTTCCTCTGCTCCTATTCGTCTTCGTCCTCTTGTTTCCCCTTCCCAGACTCCCTGGAAGTCCTCTATCTTTGGGACGCCGTGGGCACGGCGACGCTGCTGCCTCTCTCAAACCTCACCTCTCTCACACATTTATACATTTTGAGATGTGGGGATTTAAGAGGCGAGGGACTGCGGCCTCTCCTCACCCAAGGTCGTCTCACCACATTGGCCGTCCTCGATACGCCCAATTTCTTCGCTGGTTCCGAGCCCTCACAGCAGCATGAACAAGGGCTCCCATCCTCTTCCTCCAAACTGAAGGAGCTTCGGACGGATGACGTCGCGGGTCTCCTTGCTGCGCCCATCTGGGCCTTGCTCTCTTCCTCGCTCACCGAATTGAAATTTTGGGGGGACGATGAGGTGGAGCGCTTCAcaaaggagcaagaggaggcaCTTAAGCTCCTCACCTCCCTCGAGAGGATCAGATTTTGGAACTGCGACAAGCTGCAGTGCCTCAACGCAGGGCTGCACAGACTTCCCAACCTCAAGAGATTAGACATCTGCCTTTGTGCAGCCATCTGGTCGCTACCCAAGGATGGCCTCCCAAGTTCACTGCAAGAGTTGGAGATCAAATACTGTCCAGCCATCCGGTGTCTGCCCAAGGAATGCCTCCCAAGTTCACTGCTGAAACTAGTGATCAAAAAATGCTCAGCCATCCGGTCGCTGCCAAAGGTGGGCGAGCTTCCAAGTTCACTGCGAGAATTGGATGTCAGTGATGAAAACAGCGAGGAGCTAAGAAGCCATTGCCGCAAGTTGTTGATAGGAACCATCCCAATAGTCAGAGCCTGA